The proteins below come from a single Methanothrix thermoacetophila PT genomic window:
- a CDS encoding DUF5803 family protein, whose translation MLFALALSLLILTSGSRSIELNNATVIDLAEGKAVIEQPVSGKIFNITAIARIENISVIHNSHTARCSVEESFWRGVYRYRITADSPVSGILRYEAPLRGQQFISPIVLNGTVVVAIPEGYTTGARALGIPRPEPYEIFHENRTVVVWRLERESIVEVGFYRNDAPQILGYFFVLLLAAGIFLAAGYYSSIKKLEAMRRGLK comes from the coding sequence GTGCTTTTCGCGCTTGCCCTGTCTCTTCTCATCCTCACCTCCGGCTCACGGTCCATTGAGCTGAACAATGCTACGGTCATCGATCTGGCTGAAGGAAAAGCTGTGATAGAGCAGCCTGTATCCGGAAAGATCTTCAACATCACGGCGATAGCCAGAATTGAGAACATATCTGTGATCCACAATTCGCATACTGCAAGATGCAGCGTGGAGGAGAGCTTCTGGAGGGGTGTTTACAGGTACAGGATCACTGCTGACTCCCCGGTATCAGGCATTTTGAGATACGAGGCGCCATTGAGGGGACAGCAGTTTATATCTCCAATCGTTCTCAACGGAACTGTCGTTGTCGCGATTCCGGAGGGTTACACAACTGGCGCCAGGGCTCTTGGCATTCCAAGACCTGAGCCGTATGAGATCTTCCATGAGAACCGCACAGTTGTTGTCTGGAGGCTCGAGAGGGAATCCATCGTCGAGGTGGGATTCTACAGAAATGACGCTCCACAGATACTCGGCTACTTCTTTGTCCTCCTCCTGGCTGCTGGGATATTCCTGGCAGCTGGCTACTACTCCAGTATAAAAAAGCTCGAGGCGATGCGGAGAGGTCTGAAGTAG
- the rtcA gene encoding RNA 3'-terminal phosphate cyclase, protein MIEIDGSYGEGGGQIVRTSVALSTLTGIPVRIKNIRRNRPRPGLAAQHVRAIEALAQISRAETRGVHLGSEEIEFIPGRISAGSYDVDIGTAGSVTLLIQCLLPALTAAEGPVTVTVRGGTDVRWSPTVDYLEHVALPAMHLFGVTATFRCERRGYYPRGGGVVVLSTRPSRLRPARLELIEEGICGISHCGSLPEHVARRQADAALELLKEKGYDARIDIQTMSSSSPGSGITLWSGFRGSSALGERGVRAEDVGREAAKALIDELKSKASVDVHLADQLIPYIALAGGEYTTREISSHTRTNIWTAQRILRCRIDIDEGEVFRIHSTGSG, encoded by the coding sequence ATGATAGAGATCGATGGCTCGTATGGTGAGGGCGGCGGCCAGATCGTGAGGACATCTGTGGCTCTCTCCACCCTCACCGGCATTCCCGTCAGAATAAAGAACATCCGCCGTAACAGGCCAAGGCCCGGGCTTGCAGCGCAGCATGTCAGGGCAATCGAGGCCCTGGCGCAGATATCTAGGGCTGAGACGCGAGGAGTGCATCTCGGATCTGAGGAGATAGAGTTCATCCCGGGCAGGATATCTGCAGGAAGCTATGATGTGGATATAGGCACTGCGGGAAGCGTCACACTCCTGATACAGTGCCTGCTTCCGGCGCTCACTGCAGCTGAGGGACCTGTGACAGTAACGGTCAGGGGCGGCACAGACGTCAGATGGAGCCCGACTGTTGACTACCTGGAGCATGTGGCACTTCCAGCGATGCATCTTTTTGGAGTCACTGCCACATTCAGGTGCGAGCGGCGCGGATACTATCCGAGAGGGGGAGGGGTGGTGGTGCTGAGCACCAGGCCGTCCAGGCTCAGGCCCGCCAGGCTGGAACTAATCGAAGAGGGTATCTGTGGGATATCACACTGTGGCTCCCTCCCGGAGCATGTGGCAAGGCGTCAGGCTGATGCTGCACTCGAGCTGCTAAAGGAAAAAGGGTACGATGCAAGAATAGATATCCAGACCATGAGCTCGTCGTCTCCTGGCAGCGGGATAACGCTCTGGTCCGGGTTCAGGGGATCGAGCGCGCTCGGCGAGAGAGGCGTGCGTGCAGAGGATGTCGGAAGGGAGGCTGCGAAAGCTCTTATTGATGAGTTAAAATCCAAAGCATCGGTTGATGTTCATCTCGCGGATCAGCTCATACCGTACATCGCGCTCGCTGGCGGTGAGTACACGACACGTGAGATCTCAAGCCACACCAGAACAAACATCTGGACGGCCCAGAGGATCCTCAGATGCAGGATAGATATCGATGAGGGTGAGGTCTTCAGGATACACAGCACTGGATCAGGGTGA
- a CDS encoding DNA-directed RNA polymerase subunit L, which translates to MNLKVLKKTEDELRIEFEGERHTLLNLLRSELLEDERVVIATYDAKFPIMDNPVFRLKTRGVDPLDVIRDASARIADLCDEFLREYEEAVR; encoded by the coding sequence TTGAATCTGAAGGTTCTGAAGAAGACTGAGGATGAGCTCAGGATAGAGTTTGAAGGGGAGCGGCACACGCTGCTCAACCTCCTGAGAAGCGAGCTACTTGAGGATGAGAGGGTTGTGATAGCCACCTACGACGCGAAGTTTCCGATAATGGACAACCCAGTCTTCAGGCTAAAGACGAGGGGCGTGGATCCTCTTGATGTTATCAGAGATGCATCCGCCCGGATTGCGGATCTCTGCGACGAGTTTCTGCGAGAGTATGAAGAAGCAGTGAGATGA
- a CDS encoding exosome complex RNA-binding protein Csl4, translating into MSGTTEELKYKQMDGALVLPGDRIGSAEEFVPGHDTYVFGGNIYASTTGVVDIDPESRLVSVIPRSNALPRVENGDIVVGEVVDIKENLVILALAFKKGYESRPLPELDATIHISNVKSSYVKDLKQMFGLRDIVRAKVIDARQMRLSTEPDDMGVIKAYCSSCTTPLVKKDSRLECPECKRTEMRKLSTYYGTGLV; encoded by the coding sequence ATGTCAGGCACAACCGAGGAACTCAAGTATAAGCAGATGGATGGTGCCCTGGTCCTTCCAGGCGACAGGATAGGCTCGGCTGAGGAGTTCGTCCCTGGGCACGATACATATGTATTCGGGGGCAACATATATGCCTCAACCACCGGTGTGGTCGATATCGACCCCGAGAGCCGCCTTGTGAGTGTGATACCGAGAAGCAACGCCCTGCCCAGAGTGGAGAACGGGGATATCGTCGTCGGAGAGGTTGTTGATATAAAAGAGAATCTCGTGATACTGGCGCTCGCATTCAAGAAGGGCTACGAATCCAGGCCGCTTCCGGAGCTGGACGCAACCATACACATATCAAACGTGAAGAGCTCATATGTCAAGGACCTGAAGCAGATGTTCGGCCTGAGGGATATCGTCAGGGCGAAAGTGATAGATGCGAGACAGATGCGGCTCTCGACCGAGCCAGATGATATGGGAGTGATAAAGGCTTACTGCAGCAGCTGCACGACACCTCTTGTAAAAAAAGACAGCCGTTTGGAATGTCCTGAATGCAAGCGCACTGAGATGAGAAAGCTGAGCACCTACTACGGCACAGGTCTTGTTTAG